In Candidatus Epulonipiscium viviparus, one DNA window encodes the following:
- the spoIIR gene encoding stage II sporulation protein R produces MKIDKHTVILSAILVILFGMAVVFDTLLFAKQASELLKDDVIRFHVLANSDSAEDQQLKEEVRDAVMKYMEPFLDTADSVDESRRLLLKNIDAMQAVAENVVTSRDKNYDVRVEIAQVQFPTKKYGDIIFPAGVYEACRVLIGEASGANWWCVMFPPLCYVDASMGVLPLEGKEELEKNLTDAQYKIVAFQKEKPYKIRFKLLEWLEGVLN; encoded by the coding sequence ATGAAAATTGATAAACACACTGTTATTTTATCTGCTATACTGGTAATTTTATTTGGGATGGCCGTAGTATTTGATACTTTGTTGTTTGCTAAACAAGCTAGTGAACTTTTGAAAGACGATGTAATTCGCTTTCATGTGCTTGCAAACAGTGATTCAGCAGAAGATCAACAGTTAAAGGAAGAGGTTCGAGATGCTGTTATGAAATATATGGAACCATTTTTGGATACTGCAGATTCTGTTGATGAAAGTAGAAGATTACTGCTAAAAAACATAGATGCGATGCAAGCTGTTGCAGAAAATGTTGTTACTTCGCGTGATAAGAATTATGATGTAAGAGTAGAGATAGCCCAAGTGCAGTTTCCAACAAAAAAGTATGGGGATATAATCTTTCCTGCAGGAGTTTATGAAGCCTGTCGAGTTTTAATTGGAGAGGCTTCCGGCGCAAATTGGTGGTGCGTAATGTTTCCGCCATTATGTTATGTAGATGCTTCAATGGGGGTGTTGCCTTTGGAAGGAAAAGAAGAACTTGAGAAAAACTTAACTGATGCTCAATACAAAATTGTTGCATTTCAAAAGGAAAAACCATATAAAATAAGATTTAAGCTATTAGAATGGCTAGAAGGAGTTTTGAATTAG
- the rsmA gene encoding 16S rRNA (adenine(1518)-N(6)/adenine(1519)-N(6))-dimethyltransferase RsmA, producing MNKIATPGGTKAVLSKYPFILKKKYGQNFLIDEHVLTKIISAANISKNDCVLEIGPGIGSVTQELLEHAQEVIAVEIDKELIPILNNQFGSYDNFALINEDFLKLDLKEVLKGKTNIKVVANLPYYITTPIIMALLESELPFINITVMVQKEVADRITALPGTKEYGSISASIAYYAKVRLVANVPMHSFLPRPTVNSAVIELELYRNPPVDLKNKEVFFKVIRAAFSQRRKTILNTLSNNFNIDKKQLKNLLEVADIAENVRGETLGTSEFAILSNLICSTQ from the coding sequence ATGAATAAGATTGCTACACCAGGAGGTACCAAGGCGGTACTATCGAAATATCCATTTATATTGAAAAAGAAATATGGACAAAATTTTTTAATAGATGAGCACGTATTAACTAAAATTATTTCTGCTGCAAATATTTCAAAAAATGATTGTGTATTGGAAATTGGCCCAGGAATAGGAAGTGTAACACAAGAGCTTCTTGAACATGCTCAAGAAGTAATTGCAGTAGAGATAGATAAAGAATTGATTCCTATTTTGAATAATCAATTTGGTTCATACGATAATTTTGCATTAATAAATGAGGATTTTTTGAAGTTGGATTTGAAAGAAGTTTTGAAAGGAAAAACAAACATAAAAGTGGTTGCAAATTTACCATATTATATTACGACGCCGATTATTATGGCGCTCTTAGAAAGTGAATTACCATTTATTAATATAACTGTGATGGTACAAAAAGAGGTTGCAGACAGAATTACTGCACTTCCAGGAACGAAGGAATATGGATCAATTTCTGCTAGTATAGCATATTATGCAAAGGTGAGATTGGTTGCAAATGTACCTATGCATTCGTTTTTGCCGCGTCCAACAGTAAATTCAGCCGTGATAGAGCTTGAGTTATATAGAAATCCGCCTGTAGATTTAAAAAATAAAGAGGTGTTTTTTAAAGTGATTAGGGCAGCATTTTCTCAAAGAAGAAAAACTATTTTGAACACGCTGTCAAATAATTTTAATATTGATAAAAAACAACTCAAAAATCTCTTGGAGGTTGCGGATATAGCAGAAAACGTTCGCGGAGAAACTTTAGGGACTAGTGAATTTGCAATTTTATCTAACTTGATTTGTTCTACTCAATAA